In Colias croceus chromosome 8, ilColCroc2.1, a genomic segment contains:
- the LOC123693532 gene encoding uncharacterized protein LOC123693532, with the protein MKILILPLILCQIQAEDPTLTSLDDGPGILPFNIGTARIVTHYHSFLQIINLKDIRDSITIVKDQLNSLTPNLHDKLFSLYNSHIEHLHYKIIKLSNQLETFEPNRIKRGLIDGLGSVIKSISGNLDYTDAIKYDTAIKLLQNNENKLVTEMNNHISLSKDWIEQQSDILNNLIKNQEKIEIAINDLKANNLNVTLYIDLIQRVAILSDNIDDISEELHRLENLLGFIRAKSTHHLMFNSNSLKEMLNKLHKFYGKEQIPQVNYREYFDLVKLGYYYSNRNIVIVFMFPVVLPATFELFKLSIVPNKDSKVLIPPYPFVAIHNEDFMYMEAECPKSGLGYLCEDKLNHHRSKNDCVYHLITTQRVVASCLFTPVELGAPALEKLDDAHYVISFPKPSKIHLSCSQDQYDVIKGSYLATIPKNCILQTEAFKIVNREDHIKGQIMKIANLPDSSQYNTDEEVLKLNSINLDKLHASNRAISMEMPISTNNGYEILYMQPSIIPIYVILITSAVALVTWYVVRRLRTSKPITTSVHGNQKEEIEHQSAEGEISAILTSLARQ; encoded by the exons ATGAAAATCCT AATCCTTCCTCTGATCCTGTGCCAGATTCAAGCAGAAGATCCCACCCTGACTAGCTTGGATGACGGACCTGGTATATTACCATTTAATATTGGAACTGCTAGAATTGTCACTCATTATCATTCATTtttgcaaattattaatttaaaggaTATTCGTGATAGTATAACCATAGTAAAGGatcaattaaattcattaacgCCTAATTTgcacgataaattattttcgctTTATAATTCACATATTGAACACTTGCattataagattattaaattgtCAAATCAGTTGGAAACTTTTGAACCCAATCGCATAAAGAGAGGTCTCATAGATGGTTTAGGTTCagttataaaaagtatttctgGTAATCTAGACTATACAGATGCAATTAAATATGATAccgcaattaaattattacaaaataatgagaATAAATTGGTCACAGAAATGAATAATCATATAAGCCTCAGTAAAGATTGGATAGAACAACAAtctgatattttaaacaacttaattaaaaatcaggaaaaaattgaaatagctATAAATGATTTAAAGGCCAATAATTTAAACGTTACTCTATACATAGATTTAATTCAACGCGTAGCgattttatcagataatatAGATGATATATCTGAAGAATTACAtagattagaaaatttattaggttttattcGTGCGAAAAGTACGCATCATCTTATGTTCAATTCAAATTCTCTAAAAGAAatgctaaataaattacacaaatttTATGGCAAAGAGCAAATCCCTCAAGTTAATTATAgagaatattttgatttagttAAACTAggctattattatagtaataggAATATAGTTATAGTTTTTATGTTCCCGGTTGTCCTTCCTGCTacctttgaattatttaaattatccaTAGTTCCTAATAAAGATAGTAAAGTCCTAATTCCACCCTATCCTTTTGTGGCAATTCACAACGAGGATTTTATGTACATGGAGGCAGAATGCCCGAAGTCTGGCCTAGGGTATCTATGTGAGGACAAGCTGAACCATCATCGATCCAAAAATGACTGCGTGTATCACCTTATTACCACGCAACGAGTCGTCGCATCTTGTCTCTTCACGCCTGTGGAGCTCGGAGCGCCCGCACTAGAAAAATTAGACGACGCCCACTACGTCATCAGTTTCCCCAAGCCATCAAAAATCCACTTATCATGCTCGCAAGATCAATATGACGTCATTAAAGGAAGCTACTTAGCCACAATACCCAAAAACTGCATTCTTCAAACGGAGGCTTTCAAGATAGTCAATCGAGAAGACCATATCAAAGGACAGATAATGAAAATTGCAAACCTGCCAGATTCCAGCCAATATAATACAGATGAAGAAGTTCTGAAGTTGAATTCGATAAATTTGGATAAATTACACGCTAGTAACAGAGCTATATCAATGGAAATGCCTATCAGTACTAACAACGGATACGAGATTCTCTATATGCAGCCTTCCATAATACCGatatatgttatattaataacgaGTGCAGTTGCCCTAGTGACATGGTACGTCGTACGGAGACTGCGTACATCAAAGCCTATTACTACGAGTGTTCATGGTAATcaaaaagaagaaatagaaCATCAATCGGCGGAGGGTGAAATTTCAGCGATATTAACGAGCCTTGCCCGCCAATAA
- the LOC123693531 gene encoding leucine-rich repeat-containing protein 24: MKLKRSLDVRLIALCTTCLILPAIACPSQCVCKWKNGKRYVECTDKELKAIPDSLDSETQVLDFTGNDLQVLQKETFHKLGLLDLQKIYLQRCRLQKIDSLAFRGLANLVELDLSNNYITVIPSSNFVFFPSLMRLSLNNNPVTNIKAHCFQHLSYLNTLELSNCKIESIEPEAFAGLKHLEWLRLNGNRLSNIQGDNLFPDTLRGIDLQSNNWNCDCHLRDLHNWLSNFNMPHAVEPICSQPKRLKKRTITSVDEFDLACLPKITPTTTYIETGVGNNVTLECLVKAVPEAKIQWFYQGQLIRNYSTSAAEPHHVFHVENGVIDKKSELYIYNIGSDDNGTYSCIAENSAGRSRTNYTIKILIKEEPVVIVVTFPHRHLVVIITVIFLIIVLLIAIIAVVLLKFKTDTRSRKKKESGKDVALCNQMLPSSRGNGSLPKNNGSVIVNAHSHHALHYTVQTNRDFESSDTYQSNNMKGFVDRNPDLISDAETVANNAQNENTVLSVYKTQTANDSFEEETAFTAPVQRQVTWQDQQTVNSMSLPQNAMYQHSADVHLNPGCFLDSEGYPFDYGLPKHPCRAPIMSNYSVVGPFYQTLPHNRAKGPKLACKFAKDTEFNATTPPCANFEIFNGTNVRRTLEGYPVPRNRQIAFVGNGTVYYNEEFVPSPPEGYKTEPVQCCAPQETCPAWNPKGTCAVMVPMGIAETPGRCYQVETRCVDTQTTDTRVPGEGTENVLKPLPQVSNAKCASDICSESPDEGYVGDANDI; encoded by the coding sequence ATGAAATTGAAACGGAGTCTGGACGTGCGGCTGATCGCGCTGTGTACCACGTGCCTCATCCTGCCGGCCATCGCCTGCCCCTCCCAGTGCGTCTGCAAGTGGAAAAACGGAAAGCGGTACGTCGAATGTACCGACAAAGAGTTAAAGGCGATCCCCGACTCGCTAGACTCCGAAACACAAGTACTCGACTTCACTGGCAATGATTTGCAAGTTCTCCAAAAGGAAACATTCCATAAACTCGGCCTGTTGGACTTACAGAAAATTTATCTTCAGAGATGTCGGCTGCAGAAAATCGATAGCCTCGCGTTCAGGGGACTCGCCAATTTAGTCGAGTTAGATCTTTCCAATAATTACATCACAGTCATCCCGTCTAGCAACTTCGTCTTTTTCCCATCTCTAATGAGGCTCTCTTTGAACAACAACCCAGTTACGAATATAAAAGCGCACTGTTTCCAACATCTGTCCTATTTGAATACGTTAGAGCTGAGTAATTGTAAAATCGAAAGTATAGAACCGGAGGCCTTTGCCGGCTTGAAGCACTTGGAATGGCTCAGATTGAACGGTAATAGGTTATCAAATATTCAAGGCGATAATTTGTTCCCCGACACGTTGCGAGGTATCGATCTTCAGAGTAATAATTGGAACTGCGATTGTCATTTGAGAGATTTACATAACTGGCTATCGAATTTCAATATGCCACACGCCGTCGAGCCAATTTGCTCGCAACCTAAGCGGTTGAAAAAACGCACAATCACAAGTGTCGACGAATTCGATTTGGCTTGCTTGCCGAAAATCACCCCTACGACCACGTACATAGAGACTGGCGTCGGGAATAACGTAACGCTGGAATGTCTAGTGAAAGCCGTGCCAGAAGCGAAAATACAATGGTTTTATCAAGGGCAGCTTATTCGTAATTATTCAACGTCCGCCGCTGAGCCCCATCATGTTTTCCACGTGGAGAACGGCGTTATTGATAAAAAGAGCGAACTGTATATTTACAATATCGGAAGCGATGACAATGGTACTTATTCATGCATCGCGGAGAATTCCGCGGGGAGGTCGCGAACAAACTATACCATTAAAATTCTTATTAAAGAGGAACCCGTAGTTATCGTCGTGACATTCCCACATAGACATTTAGTAGTTATAATAAcagtgatatttttaattatcgtATTACTCATAGCCATAATTGCGGTTGtgctattaaaatttaaaactgacaCGCGCAGTCGTAAGAAGAAGGAGAGCGGTAAAGACGTAGCGTTATGTAACCAAATGTTGCCCTCGAGCCGAGGCAACGGATCTTTGCCCAAGAACAATGGCAGCGTTATAGTGAACGCACATTCGCATCACGCGCTGCATTATACAGTGCAAACAAACCGAGATTTCGAGTCGAGCGACACGTATCAAAGCAATAACATGAAAGGCTTTGTCGACAGAAATCCTGACCTAATTAGCGACGCGGAAACGGTCGCAAACAACGCACAGAATGAGAACACAGTGTTATCGGTGTACAAAACGCAAACTGCAAACGATAGCTTTGAAGAGGAAACCGCATTTACTGCGCCAGTGCAACGACAAGTGACTTGGCAGGATCAACAGACTGTAAATAGCATGAGTTTGCCTCAAAACGCAATGTACCAGCATTCCGCTGATGTCCACTTGAACCCTGGTTGTTTCCTTGATAGTGAGGGTTATCCGTTTGACTATGGGCTTCCAAAACATCCGTGTCGAGCGCCAATAATGTCAAATTATTCAGTTGTTGGGCCATTTTACCAGACCCTACCGCACAATCGGGCAAAAGGGCCAAAGCTCGCATGTAAATTTGCTAAAGACACGGAGTTCAATGCCACTACGCCGCCGTGTGCaaactttgaaatatttaacgGCACAAATGTGAGGCGCACTTTAGAAGGATATCCCGTACCGAGGAATCGCCAAATAGCATTTGTAGGGAATGGAACAGTGTATTACAATGAAGAATTTGTGCCTTCGCCGCCTGAAGGATACAAAACTGAGCCAGTGCAGTGTTGTGCCCCGCAGGAAACCTGTCCCGCTTGGAACCCAAAGGGTACTTGTGCCGTGATG